From the Senegalimassilia faecalis genome, one window contains:
- the panB gene encoding 3-methyl-2-oxobutanoate hydroxymethyltransferase has product MKNTVATFAQAKAEGRKLAMLTAYDYSTAKLEDEAGIDGILIGDSLGNVVLGYEDTLSVTMEDMIHHSAAVARGAKNALIVCDMPFLSYEVSIEEAVRNAGRLLKEGRANCVKLEGGREVCPQVSAIVAAGIPVMGHLGLTPQSINAFGGFKVQGKSEAAARKLIDDAKALEEAGAFAIVLECVPAKLAALVTKAVNVPTIGIGAGAGCDGQILVYQDMLGMFSDFCPKFAKRFANVGEAMRGGFASYISEVREGTFPAPEHTFKIDEEVLEKLY; this is encoded by the coding sequence ATGAAGAACACCGTAGCAACGTTTGCGCAGGCCAAGGCCGAGGGCCGCAAGCTGGCCATGCTGACCGCGTACGATTACTCCACCGCAAAGCTTGAGGACGAGGCCGGCATCGACGGCATCCTCATCGGCGACTCGCTGGGCAACGTCGTGCTCGGCTACGAGGACACGCTGTCCGTGACCATGGAGGACATGATCCATCACAGCGCCGCTGTTGCCCGCGGCGCGAAAAACGCGCTGATCGTGTGCGACATGCCGTTTCTGTCTTACGAAGTCAGCATTGAGGAAGCCGTGCGCAACGCCGGCCGCCTGCTGAAGGAGGGCCGCGCGAACTGCGTGAAGCTTGAAGGCGGACGCGAGGTGTGCCCGCAGGTTTCCGCCATCGTAGCCGCCGGCATCCCCGTCATGGGGCATCTGGGCCTCACGCCGCAGTCCATCAACGCGTTCGGCGGCTTCAAGGTGCAGGGCAAAAGCGAGGCCGCTGCCCGCAAACTCATCGACGACGCCAAGGCGCTCGAAGAGGCCGGCGCGTTCGCCATCGTGCTTGAGTGCGTCCCCGCAAAACTTGCCGCCCTGGTCACCAAGGCAGTGAACGTGCCCACCATCGGCATCGGCGCCGGCGCCGGCTGCGACGGACAGATCCTGGTGTACCAGGACATGCTGGGCATGTTCAGCGATTTCTGCCCGAAGTTCGCCAAGCGCTTCGCCAACGTGGGCGAGGCCATGCGTGGCGGATTCGCCAGCTACATCAGCGAGGTGCGCGAAGGCACGTTCCCCGCGCCCGAGCACACGTTCAAGATCGACGAGGAAGTGCTCGAGAAGCTGTACTAG
- the panC gene encoding pantoate--beta-alanine ligase: MLTVATTPDQAKEIIREWKAQGLSVGLVPTMGYLHEGHRSLIERAVAENDRVMVSVFVNPIQFAPGEDLESYPRDFEADKKLIEAAGATLVFHPEPSDLYYPDACTFVNVEGITGELCGKTRPTHFRGVCTVVSKLMNISQADRAYFGQKDAQQLAVIRRMVRDLNMNVQVVGCPIVREADGLAKSSRNTYLSAEERAAALVLSRAVAEGQRLMEAGERNAEAVTGTMKQLIEAEPLARIDYVEMVSWDGIKPVEVAEGPVLVAMAVYIGKTRLIDNFIFGE; encoded by the coding sequence ATGCTGACCGTTGCCACCACCCCCGACCAGGCGAAAGAGATTATCCGCGAGTGGAAGGCCCAGGGCCTTTCCGTAGGCTTGGTGCCCACCATGGGCTACCTGCACGAAGGCCACCGCAGCCTCATCGAGCGCGCCGTGGCGGAAAACGACCGCGTTATGGTCAGCGTGTTCGTCAACCCCATCCAGTTCGCTCCCGGCGAGGACCTGGAAAGCTACCCGCGCGACTTCGAGGCCGACAAGAAGCTCATCGAGGCCGCCGGCGCCACGCTGGTGTTCCACCCCGAGCCGTCCGACCTGTACTACCCCGACGCCTGCACGTTTGTCAACGTTGAGGGCATCACCGGCGAGCTGTGCGGCAAAACGCGCCCGACGCACTTCCGCGGCGTGTGCACCGTGGTCAGCAAGCTTATGAACATCTCGCAGGCCGACCGCGCTTACTTCGGGCAGAAGGACGCGCAGCAGCTTGCCGTCATCCGCCGCATGGTGCGCGACCTGAACATGAACGTGCAGGTTGTCGGCTGCCCCATTGTGCGCGAGGCCGACGGGCTGGCGAAAAGCTCGCGCAACACGTACCTGTCCGCCGAGGAGCGTGCCGCCGCGCTGGTGCTGTCGCGCGCCGTTGCCGAAGGTCAGCGCCTTATGGAGGCCGGCGAGCGCAACGCCGAAGCCGTGACCGGCACCATGAAGCAGCTCATAGAGGCCGAGCCGCTCGCACGCATCGACTACGTTGAGATGGTGTCATGGGACGGCATCAAGCCGGTTGAGGTTGCCGAAGGCCCCGTGCTGGTGGCCATGGCCGTCTACATTGGCAAGACGCGCCTGATCGACAACTTCATCTTCGGCGAATAG
- the panD gene encoding aspartate 1-decarboxylase, whose product MLLNMLKGKIHRATVVQAELDYVGSITVDEDLMDAAGIREYEQVQIVDVNNGQRFETYVISGERGSGMICLNGAAARCVSVGDKVIIMCYALMTEEDVAANPPRVVFVDDNNRPSRITRYERHGRLEDMDR is encoded by the coding sequence GTGCTTTTGAACATGCTGAAAGGTAAAATCCACCGCGCCACCGTTGTGCAGGCAGAGCTTGACTACGTGGGCAGCATCACCGTCGACGAGGACCTGATGGACGCCGCCGGCATCCGCGAATACGAGCAGGTGCAGATCGTCGATGTGAACAACGGCCAGCGCTTCGAAACGTACGTGATTTCCGGCGAGCGCGGCAGCGGCATGATCTGCCTGAACGGCGCCGCCGCGCGCTGCGTTTCGGTGGGCGACAAGGTTATCATCATGTGTTACGCGCTTATGACCGAGGAAGACGTTGCCGCCAACCCGCCGCGCGTGGTGTTCGTTGACGACAACAACCGCCCCAGCCGCATCACGCGCTACGAGCGCCACGGCCGCCTGGAGGACATGGACCGCTAG
- a CDS encoding adenine phosphoribosyltransferase produces MASFDFEGHITDIVDYPKPGVVFKDITTLLKDPDGFAATIDAIADHFAEAGVTKVVGAEARGFMIGAPVAYRLHAGFVPARKPGKLPREVRSASYELEYGTDELQIHVDAIGPDDVVLIVDDLVATGGTAEAQVKLIEQFGAKVAGLGFLMELAFLNPRETIAKVTDAEVFSLVKVS; encoded by the coding sequence ATGGCGTCGTTTGATTTCGAAGGCCATATTACCGACATTGTGGATTACCCGAAGCCGGGCGTCGTGTTCAAGGACATCACCACGCTGCTAAAAGATCCGGACGGGTTCGCGGCAACCATCGATGCCATTGCCGACCATTTCGCCGAAGCGGGCGTGACGAAGGTTGTGGGCGCCGAAGCCCGTGGCTTCATGATCGGCGCGCCGGTTGCCTATCGCCTGCATGCGGGTTTCGTACCTGCGCGCAAGCCGGGTAAACTGCCGCGCGAGGTGCGCAGCGCCAGCTACGAGCTGGAGTACGGCACCGATGAGCTGCAGATTCACGTTGATGCCATCGGCCCCGACGACGTGGTGCTTATCGTGGACGACCTGGTTGCCACGGGCGGCACCGCCGAGGCCCAGGTGAAGCTGATCGAGCAGTTCGGCGCGAAGGTAGCGGGTCTGGGCTTCCTTATGGAACTTGCGTTCCTGAACCCACGCGAAACCATCGCCAAGGTTACAGACGCAGAAGTGTTCTCGCTGGTGAAGGTGAGCTAG
- a CDS encoding tetratricopeptide repeat protein has protein sequence MDLSNFEPPYDEAVDRQQHGALSLQIGSLYYNDGLTFDDRECFDKAREFYEKSLSMGNPQAAVNLGYIYEYGRLGKEDGERALDLFERAAFCEHPEALYKLADILYWRNVPVDDERAADERAFALYTKAHRLAQGLNEPDWLGSSALRLAGCFERGRGCERDLTLSQAYYLQAQAKFEMALGDGLDYYRDKRDDCRHGILRISELTDEYAQWKPLPVGAKFDADGLLRVNADALVPAGCYRTRSGEHVIVNKQDFEEGRRVDRRFEILRTARMVEFNLAMRDVLENRSLVRITFDEFGAAIEQELGVMGQREFLQLDPEDAAMLRGQLLGYELAAWEERYEPYRAQSGDGLEWSVDVLNDTTGFSTKGAGAWPYYLPFLFEELSRYGIANMWTRGN, from the coding sequence ATGGACCTGAGCAATTTCGAACCGCCGTATGATGAGGCTGTCGACCGGCAGCAGCACGGCGCGTTGTCGCTGCAAATCGGGTCCTTGTATTACAACGATGGCTTGACGTTCGACGACCGCGAGTGCTTCGACAAAGCGCGCGAATTCTATGAAAAAAGTCTGAGTATGGGCAACCCTCAAGCAGCGGTCAATCTCGGCTACATCTACGAATATGGGCGCTTAGGCAAAGAAGATGGCGAGCGCGCGCTTGACCTATTCGAGCGAGCGGCGTTTTGCGAGCACCCCGAAGCGTTGTATAAGCTTGCGGACATACTGTATTGGCGCAACGTGCCTGTTGACGACGAACGGGCCGCTGATGAGCGGGCGTTTGCGCTGTATACGAAGGCACATCGTCTTGCGCAGGGTTTAAACGAGCCCGATTGGTTGGGCAGCTCGGCGCTGCGACTGGCGGGGTGCTTCGAACGAGGTCGAGGGTGCGAGCGCGACTTGACGTTGTCGCAAGCGTATTACCTGCAGGCGCAGGCGAAATTCGAGATGGCGCTTGGCGATGGGTTGGACTACTACCGCGACAAGCGCGACGACTGCCGGCACGGCATTTTGCGCATCAGCGAACTGACGGACGAATATGCCCAGTGGAAGCCGCTGCCGGTGGGGGCGAAGTTCGACGCTGATGGTTTGCTGCGCGTCAACGCTGATGCCCTTGTGCCCGCTGGCTGTTATCGCACCAGGTCGGGCGAACACGTCATCGTCAATAAGCAAGATTTCGAGGAAGGCCGTCGTGTTGACCGGCGCTTCGAGATTTTACGCACAGCGCGCATGGTGGAGTTCAACCTGGCCATGCGCGATGTGTTGGAGAACCGCAGCCTGGTGCGCATTACGTTCGACGAATTCGGCGCAGCTATTGAGCAGGAGCTTGGCGTTATGGGCCAGCGGGAGTTTTTGCAGCTTGACCCCGAAGACGCGGCTATGCTGCGCGGCCAGTTGCTTGGTTACGAGCTGGCCGCCTGGGAAGAGCGATACGAGCCGTATCGCGCGCAATCGGGCGACGGCCTGGAGTGGAGCGTGGACGTGCTCAACGATACGACGGGCTTTTCCACGAAAGGCGCCGGCGCGTGGCCGTATTACCTGCCGTTCTTGTTCGAAGAACTGAGCCGTTACGGCATCGCGAACATGTGGACGCGCGGAAACTAG
- a CDS encoding helix-turn-helix transcriptional regulator produces the protein MAKEISKERLLALLKILFEQTDDQQGLTMEEILSALEDAGISAERKALYRDFDALCKAGIEVSRQRCKPVRYYLAKRPFTRSELLLLVDAVQGSKFITARQSASLVRAIKSLGSKSQAQGLEKRVFVGGRVKSQNDSVFRNVDAIQEAITAKRKVTFTYASYDCSAHLRLRNKGQTYTQTPVQLMYSDGFYYLVCFSDKYNDFANYRIDRMRNIGVSDERASRNAAIATFDVNEYEQRMFNMYAGESLQVTLRVKESAMNAIVDRFGKDVQVDDAGDGTARVSVVVMGTPVFFGWVSQFEGQVVIEQPTSLRKTYANYLRGLLESYE, from the coding sequence ATGGCGAAGGAAATCAGCAAGGAGCGCTTGTTGGCGCTTCTGAAGATCCTGTTCGAGCAAACGGACGATCAGCAGGGTCTTACCATGGAGGAAATCCTTTCCGCTCTTGAGGACGCCGGCATCTCCGCCGAGCGCAAGGCGTTGTATCGTGATTTCGATGCGCTGTGCAAGGCAGGTATTGAGGTGTCTCGCCAGCGGTGCAAGCCCGTTCGCTATTATCTGGCCAAGCGGCCTTTCACGCGTTCGGAATTGCTGCTGCTTGTCGATGCGGTGCAGGGCAGCAAGTTCATCACAGCTCGACAGTCGGCATCGTTGGTTCGGGCCATCAAAAGCCTTGGGTCGAAAAGCCAAGCGCAGGGGCTTGAGAAGCGTGTGTTTGTTGGCGGGCGCGTGAAAAGCCAAAACGACAGTGTGTTCCGCAACGTCGATGCCATTCAAGAGGCCATCACGGCAAAGCGTAAGGTTACGTTTACGTATGCCAGCTATGATTGCTCGGCGCATCTGCGGCTGCGCAACAAAGGTCAAACGTACACGCAAACACCGGTGCAGCTGATGTACTCGGACGGCTTCTACTACCTGGTGTGCTTCAGCGATAAATACAACGATTTCGCGAACTATCGCATCGACCGCATGCGCAACATCGGCGTATCGGACGAGCGGGCTTCCCGCAACGCCGCTATCGCCACGTTCGACGTCAACGAATACGAGCAGCGCATGTTCAACATGTACGCTGGCGAATCGCTGCAGGTGACGTTGCGGGTGAAAGAGTCTGCCATGAACGCCATTGTCGACCGGTTCGGCAAAGACGTGCAGGTGGACGATGCAGGCGATGGTACGGCGCGCGTCAGCGTCGTTGTAATGGGAACGCCGGTGTTTTTCGGCTGGGTTTCCCAGTTCGAGGGTCAGGTTGTCATCGAGCAGCCAACATCGTTGCGTAAAACGTACGCGAATTACTTACGCGGCCTTCTGGAAAGCTACGAATAG
- a CDS encoding 3-hydroxyacyl-CoA dehydrogenase, producing the protein MGIENVVVAGGGVLGSQIAYQAAYKGFNVTVWLRSEGSIDRAKPKFEQLRQTYLETLEAMKTDPAAYCRGLADSPELAADQIDQLKQKAQQAFEAIRFTTSYEQAACNADLVIEAIAEDPAQKDAFYAELAKYLPEQTILVTNSSTLLPSQMAQATGRPEKFLALHFANRIWRNNTAEVMGHPGTDAAAYNAVVQFAADLGMVPLQLHKEQPGYILNSMLVPFLNAAEALYATGVADPETIDKTWMLGTGAPLGPFRILDIVGLTTAYNIVVLDPRTKDPDSVPAKIAAALKERIDAGKTGVDAGEGFYRYR; encoded by the coding sequence ATGGGTATCGAAAACGTTGTCGTTGCTGGTGGTGGCGTGCTGGGAAGCCAGATAGCGTATCAGGCGGCTTACAAGGGCTTCAACGTAACCGTATGGTTGCGCAGCGAAGGCTCCATCGATCGCGCGAAGCCGAAGTTCGAGCAGCTTCGCCAAACGTATTTGGAAACGCTTGAGGCCATGAAAACCGACCCTGCTGCTTATTGTCGAGGATTGGCTGATTCTCCTGAGCTGGCGGCTGATCAGATCGACCAACTCAAGCAGAAAGCACAGCAGGCGTTCGAGGCCATTCGCTTCACCACTAGCTACGAGCAGGCCGCATGCAACGCCGATTTAGTCATCGAGGCTATAGCCGAAGACCCCGCTCAAAAAGATGCGTTTTACGCTGAGTTGGCGAAGTATCTGCCCGAGCAAACCATTTTGGTAACGAATTCTTCAACGTTGCTTCCAAGCCAGATGGCGCAGGCAACGGGTCGCCCGGAGAAATTCCTGGCGCTGCACTTTGCAAACCGCATATGGCGCAACAACACGGCAGAGGTCATGGGCCATCCGGGAACCGACGCGGCTGCTTATAACGCGGTGGTACAGTTTGCCGCTGATTTGGGCATGGTGCCGCTGCAGCTGCACAAAGAGCAGCCGGGCTATATCTTGAACAGCATGCTTGTTCCGTTTCTCAACGCGGCAGAAGCGTTGTATGCAACGGGCGTGGCCGACCCGGAAACCATCGACAAAACGTGGATGCTTGGTACGGGCGCTCCGCTTGGCCCGTTCCGTATCCTTGACATTGTTGGACTGACCACGGCGTACAACATTGTGGTGCTTGATCCGCGTACGAAAGACCCCGACTCGGTGCCGGCGAAAATCGCGGCTGCTCTTAAAGAGCGCATCGACGCAGGTAAAACGGGTGTTGATGCCGGCGAGGGCTTTTATCGCTATCGATAG
- a CDS encoding DEAD/DEAH box helicase: MADIHTFEGEDIVETLAAQAEGHEPGELGALAYHLYDTNPDLTEEEAFEAFTGWVADRGIELWPHQEEALISLMVGDHVILGTPTGSGKSLVALGMHFMAMCFGETSYYTAPIKALVSEKFFSLVELLGRDNVGMITGDVHINTDAPIICCTEEILANQALREGPDALIHSVAMDEFHFFSDTDRGWAWQVPLLTLPKTQFLLMSATLGDVTQIADLLRRQTTRDVSNVIDAPRPVPLSYEYALTPLEGTVELALRKNEGPLYIVHFSQDAALTSAQNLASYGVATKEQREAVKEAMKGAQFSTAFGKTLKRLLGCGVGVHHAGMLPRYRLLVEKLAQQGLLPVICGTDTLGVGINVPIHTVVLTQLTKFDGRKMRRLRSREFHQIAGRAGRSGFDTEGVVIAEAPEHEIENHKAEVKAAGDPKKLKKIKKKRPPENFVNWNEDTFKKLVDSVPERLTPRMRITHSMVLAEVEQGGNARARVDQLIDDSLQPDEEKVKLHVRAAEVLQTLIDAGVVVHDVDENGQDAYSVTMDLPEDFALDQPLSPFLLAALELLDPESPEYAFDLVSMVEATLEDPRQVLRAQERKARDAAMAEMKMDGVDYDERLERIAEVTYPKPLEDLLDAAFGKYCDAVPWARDYCLRPKSVLRDMLESAADFKGYIQKLGIMRYEGILLRYLSEAFRGLDRTIPEDKRTEQLKDIIAWLGLVVRSVDSSLVDEWENAGSVLDAAPPDAAGAEAVVHDRRGLTVLVRNALFSRVRMAAHRDIVGLGEADGEWGFGERAWAQALDEYYEAHEEILLDADARSKAYLILNEADEEEAHVWHVRQIFHDEDGDNDFAIAADVDLDATQAGDGVVFKDYRVGFAEDLLGEW, translated from the coding sequence ATGGCTGATATTCATACATTCGAGGGCGAGGACATCGTCGAAACGCTCGCAGCGCAAGCCGAAGGGCATGAACCGGGGGAGCTTGGCGCGCTGGCGTACCACTTGTACGACACAAACCCCGACCTTACGGAAGAAGAGGCGTTCGAGGCGTTCACGGGCTGGGTTGCCGATCGCGGCATTGAGCTGTGGCCGCACCAGGAAGAGGCGCTCATATCGCTTATGGTGGGCGACCACGTGATTTTGGGCACGCCTACAGGCAGCGGCAAAAGCTTGGTTGCACTGGGCATGCATTTCATGGCCATGTGCTTTGGGGAGACGTCGTACTACACGGCGCCCATCAAAGCGCTGGTCAGCGAAAAGTTTTTCAGTTTGGTGGAACTTCTGGGCCGCGACAACGTGGGCATGATCACAGGCGATGTGCACATCAACACGGATGCCCCCATCATCTGCTGCACCGAGGAAATCCTGGCGAACCAAGCGCTGCGCGAAGGCCCTGACGCGCTTATCCACAGTGTCGCCATGGACGAGTTCCATTTCTTCAGCGATACCGATCGCGGTTGGGCGTGGCAGGTGCCGCTGCTTACGCTGCCGAAAACGCAGTTTTTGCTTATGAGCGCCACGCTAGGGGACGTCACGCAAATCGCCGATTTGCTGCGTCGTCAAACCACGCGCGACGTGTCGAACGTCATCGATGCCCCGCGTCCCGTGCCGCTGTCGTACGAGTATGCGCTCACCCCGCTTGAGGGCACGGTGGAGCTGGCGCTGCGCAAGAACGAGGGCCCGCTGTACATCGTGCACTTCTCGCAGGACGCGGCGCTTACCAGCGCTCAGAACCTTGCCAGCTATGGCGTGGCCACCAAGGAGCAGCGCGAAGCGGTGAAGGAAGCCATGAAGGGCGCGCAGTTCTCCACGGCGTTCGGCAAAACGCTCAAGCGCTTGCTGGGCTGCGGCGTGGGCGTGCACCATGCGGGCATGCTGCCGCGTTATCGCTTGCTGGTGGAAAAGCTGGCGCAACAGGGCCTGCTGCCCGTTATCTGCGGCACGGACACGCTGGGCGTGGGCATCAACGTGCCCATCCACACCGTGGTGCTGACGCAGCTTACGAAGTTCGACGGTCGCAAGATGCGCCGCCTGCGCAGCCGCGAGTTTCACCAGATTGCCGGTCGTGCGGGTCGCTCCGGCTTCGACACGGAAGGCGTGGTCATAGCCGAGGCCCCCGAGCATGAAATCGAGAACCATAAGGCCGAGGTGAAGGCGGCGGGCGATCCGAAGAAGCTGAAGAAGATCAAGAAGAAGCGTCCGCCCGAGAACTTCGTCAACTGGAACGAGGACACGTTCAAGAAGCTGGTCGATTCCGTGCCCGAGCGGCTGACGCCGCGTATGCGCATCACGCATTCCATGGTGCTTGCCGAGGTTGAGCAAGGTGGCAACGCCCGTGCTCGCGTTGACCAGCTTATCGATGACTCGCTGCAGCCCGACGAGGAAAAGGTGAAGCTGCACGTGCGCGCCGCCGAGGTTCTGCAAACGCTCATCGATGCCGGTGTGGTTGTGCACGATGTGGATGAAAACGGCCAGGACGCATATTCCGTCACCATGGATTTGCCGGAAGATTTCGCGCTCGACCAGCCGCTGTCGCCGTTTTTGCTGGCGGCGCTGGAGCTGCTTGACCCTGAAAGCCCCGAGTACGCGTTCGACCTGGTTTCCATGGTCGAGGCAACGCTGGAAGACCCGCGTCAGGTGCTGCGTGCGCAGGAACGCAAGGCGCGCGACGCGGCTATGGCGGAGATGAAGATGGATGGCGTGGACTATGACGAGCGCCTAGAGCGCATCGCCGAGGTCACGTATCCTAAGCCGCTGGAAGACCTGCTTGATGCGGCATTCGGCAAGTACTGCGATGCAGTGCCGTGGGCGCGTGATTACTGCCTGCGTCCGAAGTCGGTGCTGCGCGATATGCTGGAAAGCGCGGCCGACTTCAAGGGCTATATCCAAAAACTAGGCATCATGCGCTACGAGGGCATTTTGCTGCGCTACCTGTCCGAGGCATTCCGCGGCCTTGACCGCACCATCCCCGAGGACAAGCGCACCGAGCAGCTGAAGGATATCATCGCTTGGCTGGGCTTGGTTGTGCGCAGCGTCGACAGCAGCTTGGTGGACGAGTGGGAAAACGCCGGGTCGGTGCTTGATGCGGCGCCGCCTGATGCAGCGGGTGCTGAAGCGGTGGTGCATGATCGTCGCGGTTTGACCGTGCTGGTGCGTAACGCCCTGTTCAGCCGCGTGCGCATGGCGGCTCATCGCGATATCGTCGGCTTGGGCGAAGCGGATGGCGAGTGGGGCTTTGGCGAGCGCGCATGGGCTCAAGCGTTGGATGAGTACTATGAGGCGCATGAAGAGATTCTGCTGGATGCCGATGCGCGGTCGAAGGCGTACCTCATCCTGAACGAGGCCGACGAGGAAGAAGCGCATGTGTGGCATGTGCGTCAAATCTTCCACGACGAGGATGGTGACAACGATTTCGCCATTGCGGCCGATGTCGATCTGGACGCCACGCAGGCCGGCGACGGGGTTGTGTTCAAGGACTACCGCGTGGGCTTTGCTGAAGACTTGCTGGGCGAATGGTAG
- a CDS encoding DUF2442 domain-containing protein, which yields MCSREWDIGLDVVAVCADANHTVVVTWTDGFVGRFDVASYLEHCPASWQHVLDAGYFQQVRIAETGDTIEWPEGQDVAPETLYEQAIPIDAAR from the coding sequence GTGTGCTCTAGGGAATGGGATATTGGCTTAGACGTAGTGGCCGTTTGTGCCGATGCCAATCATACAGTGGTTGTAACCTGGACCGACGGCTTTGTCGGACGATTCGACGTGGCGTCATATCTTGAGCACTGTCCTGCTTCGTGGCAGCACGTGCTTGATGCTGGCTATTTCCAACAAGTTCGCATTGCGGAAACGGGTGATACCATCGAATGGCCCGAGGGCCAAGATGTTGCGCCTGAAACCTTATACGAACAGGCAATACCGATCGATGCTGCACGGTAG
- a CDS encoding DUF4160 domain-containing protein, producing the protein MPELSRFYGIIVTMYVEVGSPHSLPHIHAKYADKKAVYSLEGQVLRGGLPIKQHKLMQAWIALHEQELQDNWYLASHRSDCYRIEPLR; encoded by the coding sequence GTGCCCGAACTCAGCCGTTTCTACGGGATTATCGTTACCATGTATGTAGAGGTTGGGAGCCCTCATTCGCTTCCGCACATTCATGCGAAGTATGCCGACAAGAAGGCGGTATACTCGCTCGAAGGGCAGGTGCTGCGCGGCGGTTTGCCAATAAAGCAGCACAAGCTTATGCAGGCATGGATTGCGCTGCATGAGCAGGAATTGCAAGACAATTGGTATCTCGCGTCGCATCGAAGCGATTGCTATCGAATCGAACCTTTGCGCTAA
- a CDS encoding BspA family leucine-rich repeat surface protein — MGFGGNSQVRGGAEFRALREYMGLSVEDFARVTCASVSKVVAWEGLSEHIPGKVWRLVDEAVDVFDNLVDDLADVEVADWRPGGENRPIPLPYFRSQEEYQAYCDARGFEPFEGCDFGVDGVAPFGFRNAATREAAHRLRAAGRTVVMGYVSDDGPATVLNCYGVEISYQAAVSRMDKELREKAEKRLGPCTAQELFEQYRIAHLGVFGEEFSPSNPFAVYSADDGSLRFYNRNAAPKERDVFEGKTVSKLFALGVPWTRVDFADVAGDVTAIEVVDEGIKPLFLNGWFSDFKKLKRADLSRFDTSGCLDMGSLFKGCAQLEQVNLSGLNTASVTNMTCMFAGCESLVSLDLSSFDTSSVWGMARLFEGCCSLKDVDLSGFDMYKVELTTCMFAGCAELEKLDLPGVCALIDAGRSFLWCSLKDTSGMFDGCDKLRLVNASSDDRPIVLPGVSDLEGKLV; from the coding sequence ATGGGTTTTGGCGGGAATTCGCAGGTTCGTGGCGGGGCCGAGTTTCGCGCTTTGCGCGAGTACATGGGGCTGTCGGTGGAGGATTTTGCTCGTGTGACCTGTGCTTCGGTGAGCAAGGTTGTAGCTTGGGAAGGGCTTTCGGAGCACATTCCCGGCAAGGTTTGGCGACTGGTGGACGAAGCGGTGGACGTGTTCGATAACCTGGTGGACGACCTTGCGGACGTAGAGGTTGCTGATTGGCGTCCTGGCGGCGAAAACCGTCCGATTCCCTTGCCGTATTTTCGCTCGCAGGAGGAATACCAGGCGTATTGCGACGCTCGTGGCTTCGAGCCTTTCGAGGGCTGTGATTTCGGTGTCGACGGCGTAGCCCCGTTCGGTTTTCGCAACGCCGCTACGCGCGAAGCGGCGCACCGCCTTCGTGCGGCGGGGCGCACGGTTGTTATGGGGTATGTTTCGGATGACGGCCCCGCAACGGTGCTGAATTGCTATGGCGTTGAGATTAGCTATCAGGCTGCCGTCTCCCGCATGGACAAGGAGCTTCGCGAGAAGGCGGAAAAGCGCCTGGGACCTTGCACGGCTCAGGAGCTTTTCGAGCAGTATCGCATCGCTCACCTGGGCGTATTCGGCGAGGAGTTTTCTCCTTCCAATCCGTTCGCGGTCTATTCGGCCGACGATGGCAGCTTGCGCTTCTACAATCGAAACGCCGCGCCGAAAGAAAGGGATGTTTTCGAAGGGAAGACGGTGTCGAAGCTGTTTGCGCTTGGCGTGCCTTGGACTCGCGTCGACTTTGCCGACGTTGCAGGTGATGTAACCGCTATCGAGGTGGTGGATGAGGGCATCAAGCCGCTGTTTCTGAACGGCTGGTTTTCGGATTTCAAGAAGCTCAAGCGCGCGGATTTGTCGCGTTTCGATACATCCGGATGCCTTGATATGGGCAGCTTGTTCAAAGGTTGTGCGCAGCTCGAACAGGTTAACTTGTCGGGCCTTAACACGGCTAGCGTCACGAACATGACATGCATGTTCGCCGGCTGCGAAAGCCTTGTCTCGCTTGATCTTTCCAGTTTCGATACATCGAGCGTTTGGGGCATGGCCCGCCTGTTCGAAGGGTGTTGCTCGCTTAAGGACGTGGACCTTTCCGGCTTTGATATGTACAAGGTTGAGCTGACGACCTGCATGTTCGCTGGCTGCGCTGAACTTGAGAAGTTGGATTTGCCGGGCGTTTGCGCGCTGATTGACGCTGGCCGCTCGTTTTTGTGGTGCAGCTTGAAAGATACTTCCGGCATGTTCGATGGCTGCGACAAGCTGCGGCTTGTTAACGCGTCTTCGGACGATCGGCCGATCGTTTTGCCGGGAGTTTCGGACCTTGAGGGAAAGCTTGTCTGA